From one Flavobacteriales bacterium genomic stretch:
- a CDS encoding LEA type 2 family protein — MRPLEFLAVALLFASCSRYQDVVLHEITDAELISMNAKAIALRIDARIENPNGFRIHVEEPDVDLFLNDRFIGKALLDSALVIDKKATAVYPVYMHADLAGGPLVAMLITSALSGEVKVGAKGSAAGRAGALKKRFPFEVSQVISLRD, encoded by the coding sequence ATGCGCCCACTTGAATTTCTCGCCGTCGCCCTGCTCTTCGCCTCCTGCTCGCGCTATCAGGATGTGGTGCTGCACGAGATCACCGATGCCGAGCTGATCAGCATGAATGCCAAGGCCATCGCCTTGCGGATCGATGCGCGCATCGAGAACCCCAACGGCTTCCGCATCCATGTGGAGGAGCCTGATGTGGACCTCTTCCTCAACGACCGTTTCATCGGCAAGGCCCTGCTCGATTCGGCGCTGGTGATCGATAAGAAGGCCACCGCGGTCTATCCGGTGTACATGCACGCCGACCTCGCCGGCGGGCCGTTGGTGGCCATGCTGATCACCAGTGCGCTGAGCGGCGAGGTGAAGGTGGGGGCGAAGGGAAGCGCTGCCGGGCGTGCAGGCGCGCTGAAGAAGCGCTTCCCCTTCGAGGTGAGCCAGGTGATCAGCCTCAGGGACTGA
- the metH gene encoding methionine synthase, with product MSRSGSIGSNVDFSHDHDPCISPRPLRLCGEPAFPMSIPTYSGLEPLRIFPGSNFVNIGERTNVTGSAAFRKLIKNGNYDEAVSVARQQVENGAQVIDVNLDEGMIDGVEAMRKFLNLIAAEPDIARVPVMVDSSKFSVIEAGLKCLQGKGIANSISLKEGEAEFLRQAKIIRRLGAATVVMCFDEQGQADTFERRIAIAQRSYDLLTQKAGFAPHDIIIDANILTVATGMAEHDRYAIDFIEGVRWIKQNLPGALTSGGVSNVSFSFRGNEPVREAIHTAFLYHAIKAGLDMGIVNAGQIGVYDDIPKDLLEHVEDVLLARRPDATERMVAFAEQFKGAPSAEAVAAQAAWREGSVEERLKHALVHGVTEFIEQDTEEARVQYVDPVLVIESPLMAGMNVVGDLFGSGKMFLPQVVKSARVMKRAVAYLEPFLQEKKNAAAPQPLSEGEGLSLTGTRQEGAKKVLLATVKGDVHDIGKNIVGVILACNGWQVIDLGVMVQSATILKTAREMQVDIIGLSGLITPSLDEMVHVAKEMEREGFETPLLIGGATTSRVHTAVKIAPHYSKPVVHVIDASRSVPVVSNLLSDNERDRFAAEVLEEYAKVRSQYEGHQREKEYVPLEEARAKKFTIDFAAEPPVAPKSTGIFSYRNYPLAELVPYIDWTPFFMAWELAGKFPRILEDEVVGAEATRLYNDAQKMLDRIVKEQWIQAHGVAGIWPGNTVNDDDIELYGDAARTKVIGRVHTMRQQSKKAPGVPYIALSDFIAAKGTPDHIGGFAVSAGHGVDERVKRFEAAHDDYSAILLKALADRLAEAFAEKLHEVVRQELWGYETVRLSNEQLIKEEYQGIRPAPGYPACPDHTEKPELFRLLDATKHTGITLTEGLAMSPAAAVSGFYFAHPQSKYFGIGRVAKDQIADLARRKGETVEWMERWLGSNLGY from the coding sequence ATGTCTCGCAGTGGATCTATTGGAAGCAACGTTGACTTCAGCCATGATCACGATCCATGCATTTCTCCGCGCCCTCTGCGCCTCTGCGGTGAACCCGCATTTCCAATGAGCATCCCCACCTACTCCGGCCTCGAGCCCCTCCGCATCTTCCCCGGTTCCAACTTCGTCAACATCGGCGAGCGCACGAACGTCACCGGCAGTGCGGCCTTCCGTAAGCTGATCAAGAACGGCAACTACGATGAGGCCGTGAGCGTGGCCCGCCAGCAGGTGGAGAACGGCGCGCAGGTGATCGACGTGAACCTCGACGAGGGCATGATCGATGGCGTGGAGGCCATGCGCAAGTTCCTCAACCTCATCGCCGCCGAGCCCGACATCGCGCGCGTGCCGGTGATGGTGGACAGCAGCAAGTTCAGCGTGATCGAGGCGGGCCTGAAATGCCTGCAAGGCAAGGGCATCGCCAACAGCATCAGCCTGAAGGAAGGGGAGGCCGAGTTCCTGCGGCAGGCCAAGATCATCCGTCGCCTCGGCGCCGCCACCGTGGTGATGTGCTTCGACGAGCAGGGCCAGGCCGACACCTTCGAGCGCCGCATCGCCATCGCGCAACGGAGCTACGACCTGCTCACGCAGAAGGCCGGCTTCGCGCCGCACGACATCATCATCGACGCGAACATCCTCACCGTGGCCACTGGCATGGCGGAGCACGATCGCTACGCCATCGACTTCATCGAAGGGGTGCGTTGGATCAAGCAGAACCTACCGGGTGCTTTGACCAGTGGCGGCGTGAGCAATGTGAGCTTCAGCTTCCGCGGCAACGAACCCGTGCGCGAGGCCATCCACACCGCCTTCCTCTACCACGCCATCAAGGCCGGGCTCGACATGGGCATCGTCAACGCCGGGCAGATCGGTGTCTATGATGACATTCCGAAGGACTTGCTCGAACACGTGGAGGATGTGCTGCTGGCGCGTCGCCCCGATGCCACCGAACGCATGGTCGCTTTCGCCGAGCAGTTCAAGGGCGCGCCTTCCGCAGAGGCCGTGGCCGCACAGGCCGCCTGGCGTGAAGGCTCCGTGGAAGAGCGCTTGAAGCATGCCCTGGTGCACGGCGTCACCGAGTTCATCGAGCAGGACACCGAAGAGGCCCGCGTGCAGTACGTGGACCCCGTGCTGGTGATCGAAAGTCCGCTGATGGCCGGTATGAACGTGGTAGGCGACCTCTTCGGCAGCGGCAAGATGTTCCTGCCCCAAGTGGTGAAGAGCGCCCGCGTGATGAAGCGCGCCGTGGCCTACCTCGAACCCTTCCTGCAGGAGAAGAAGAATGCGGCCGCACCCCAACCTCTCTCCGAGGGAGAGGGGCTTTCCCTCACCGGAACTCGTCAAGAAGGCGCGAAGAAGGTGCTGCTCGCCACCGTGAAGGGCGATGTACACGACATCGGCAAGAACATCGTGGGCGTGATCCTCGCCTGCAACGGCTGGCAGGTGATCGACCTGGGCGTGATGGTGCAGAGCGCCACCATCCTGAAGACCGCCCGCGAGATGCAGGTGGACATCATCGGCCTCAGCGGATTGATCACGCCTTCGCTGGACGAGATGGTGCACGTGGCCAAGGAGATGGAGCGCGAAGGGTTTGAGACCCCGCTGCTGATCGGCGGCGCCACCACCAGCCGTGTGCACACCGCCGTGAAGATCGCCCCGCACTACAGCAAGCCCGTGGTGCACGTGATCGACGCCAGCCGCAGCGTGCCCGTGGTGAGCAACCTGCTCAGCGACAACGAGCGCGACCGCTTCGCCGCCGAGGTGCTGGAGGAGTACGCCAAGGTGCGCAGCCAGTACGAAGGCCACCAGCGCGAGAAGGAGTACGTACCGCTGGAGGAGGCGCGTGCCAAGAAGTTCACCATCGACTTCGCCGCCGAGCCGCCCGTGGCGCCCAAGAGCACCGGCATCTTCAGCTACCGCAACTACCCGCTCGCCGAGCTGGTGCCCTACATCGACTGGACGCCCTTCTTTATGGCCTGGGAGCTGGCGGGCAAGTTCCCGCGCATCCTGGAGGACGAGGTGGTGGGTGCTGAGGCCACGCGTCTGTACAACGATGCCCAGAAGATGCTCGATCGCATCGTGAAGGAGCAGTGGATCCAGGCGCATGGAGTGGCAGGCATCTGGCCCGGGAATACAGTGAACGACGACGACATCGAACTCTACGGCGATGCCGCACGCACCAAGGTCATCGGTCGTGTCCATACGATGCGCCAGCAGAGCAAGAAGGCACCGGGCGTTCCCTACATCGCCTTATCGGACTTCATCGCGGCGAAAGGAACGCCTGATCACATCGGTGGTTTCGCGGTGAGCGCGGGCCACGGCGTGGACGAACGCGTGAAACGCTTCGAGGCCGCCCACGACGACTACAGCGCCATCCTGCTCAAGGCCCTCGCCGATCGACTGGCCGAAGCCTTTGCGGAGAAGCTGCACGAGGTGGTGCGCCAGGAGCTCTGGGGCTACGAGACCGTCCGCCTCAGCAACGAACAACTGATCAAGGAAGAGTACCAGGGCATCCGACCGGCACCGGGCTACCCTGCCTGCCCCGACCATACCGAAAAGCCGGAGCTCTTCCGCCTGCTGGACGCCACGAAGCACACGGGCATCACCCTCACCGAGGGCCTGGCCATGAGCCCGGCGGCAGCGGTCAGCGGCTTCTACTTCGCACACCCGCAGAGCAAGTACTTCGGCATCGGCCGCGTGGCCAAGGACCAGATTGCGGACCTGGCGCGGCGCAAGGGGGAGACCGTGGAATGGATGGAGCGGTGGTTGGGGAGCAATCTGGGGTACTGA
- a CDS encoding TolC family protein, translating into MRAIPVIASIALSIPATAQQAWTLEQCVKRAEERSLSVLNAQLDAELADKTRDQGYWSLAPDLNGGATHGYNYGRVIDRFTNTFANDRVRTNNFFLSSTLSLFEGFRKQSVIRRNEVDAKAARLGIDAARNQARLESAQAFLDVVALRERKAASEAQAASTREQIARTQALVEAGRLARADLLAIESQLAQEEFAVVDLGNQADQRMLALGRALQLEPQEMLSFSIQAPAITGLRITEPTADPAEVLANVLRSNPSFAQAEAQAQSAEKGIGIARSGSMPTLGLNGSVGTGYSGRNFQQVGEPIIGDPVVIGSTLGGDLVYAPTFNVNTELTPFGKQLDQNLNQSLLFQLNVPIFNQMQNRLSIDRARVQHERARNSLVAVRNDLQRNVLDAIVAQRSAYKQFLAAQKAVDAAALNEAYATERLAQGAITSMELATIKATVNRSQADLIAAKYQYLMAQKYLEILQGMPVAL; encoded by the coding sequence ATGAGAGCCATCCCCGTCATCGCATCGATCGCCCTTTCGATCCCCGCCACCGCGCAGCAAGCATGGACCCTGGAGCAATGCGTGAAGCGCGCTGAGGAGCGCAGCCTCTCCGTGCTCAACGCCCAGCTCGATGCCGAGCTGGCCGACAAGACCAGGGACCAGGGCTATTGGTCGCTCGCGCCCGACCTGAACGGCGGTGCCACGCACGGCTACAATTACGGGCGTGTGATCGACCGCTTCACGAACACCTTCGCGAACGACCGGGTGCGCACCAATAACTTCTTCCTGAGCAGCACGCTCAGCTTGTTCGAGGGCTTCCGAAAGCAATCGGTGATCAGGCGGAATGAAGTGGATGCGAAGGCGGCGCGCCTGGGCATCGATGCTGCGCGCAATCAGGCCCGCCTCGAATCCGCGCAGGCCTTCCTCGATGTGGTGGCGCTGCGCGAACGAAAGGCCGCATCGGAGGCGCAGGCCGCCAGCACGCGCGAGCAGATCGCTCGCACGCAGGCCCTGGTCGAGGCGGGCCGGCTCGCTCGCGCCGACCTCCTGGCCATCGAATCGCAACTGGCGCAGGAGGAATTCGCCGTCGTTGACCTGGGCAACCAGGCCGACCAGCGCATGCTCGCGCTTGGCCGCGCGCTGCAATTGGAGCCGCAAGAGATGCTCAGCTTCAGCATCCAGGCACCGGCGATCACCGGCCTGCGGATCACCGAGCCCACGGCCGACCCCGCTGAGGTGCTGGCCAATGTCCTGCGCAGCAACCCCAGCTTCGCTCAAGCCGAAGCCCAGGCCCAGAGCGCTGAGAAGGGCATCGGCATCGCGCGATCCGGCAGCATGCCCACGCTCGGGCTGAATGGCTCCGTCGGCACGGGCTACAGCGGGCGAAACTTCCAGCAAGTGGGCGAGCCCATCATCGGCGATCCGGTGGTGATCGGCAGCACGCTCGGCGGAGATCTGGTGTATGCGCCCACCTTCAATGTGAACACGGAGCTCACGCCCTTCGGCAAGCAGCTCGACCAGAACCTCAACCAGAGCCTGCTCTTCCAGCTCAATGTCCCCATCTTCAACCAGATGCAGAACCGGCTGTCCATCGACCGCGCGCGCGTGCAGCACGAACGCGCTCGCAACAGCCTCGTTGCCGTGCGCAACGACCTGCAGCGCAATGTGCTCGATGCCATCGTGGCGCAGCGCTCGGCCTACAAGCAGTTCCTTGCTGCCCAGAAAGCGGTTGATGCCGCAGCCCTCAACGAGGCCTATGCCACCGAACGGCTCGCCCAGGGCGCCATCACGAGCATGGAGCTGGCCACCATCAAGGCCACGGTGAACCGCTCGCAGGCCGATCTGATCGCCGCCAAGTACCAGTACCTGATGGCGCAGAAGTACCTCGAGATCCTCCAAGGGATGCCCGTGGCGCTGTGA
- a CDS encoding aldehyde dehydrogenase family protein, which produces MTDQRFSNVAEAERLFALQHAAGNLQRLKDSTVKDRLERIRGIERYLLEEKRMREWTEALRLDLGRSPEESKVIELLPLLAAFRHAYVNLRGWVKDQPVPVPLAMSGLKAWTRYEPKGHVLIIAPWNYPLQLAVLPLMHAIAAGNAVIVKPSEVSAHTSAFIKRMIADLFDEAEVAVVEGDVPTTTALLAKPFHHIFFTGSPAVGKVVMRAAAEHLASVTLELGGKSPVVVHKSFDIRKAASLIIWGKCMNTGQTCIAPDYALVRADQVDAFIAACALEITRMYDPSGKGLESSSEYGRMVDARNFQRVKGLIDDAVAKGARLAIGGGLHEGDRFMAPHVLTGVTPEMAVMKEEVFGPVLPVIAYSELDEALAVIAKLERPLSFYILSNDKRATEAIMRRTTAGTTAINELMATSSNPWQPFGGVNHSGLGKSGGRHSFLAFSNERSVQKRVWGTLAPLKPPFKPFFIRWAMRLARL; this is translated from the coding sequence ATGACCGACCAGCGATTCAGCAATGTGGCCGAGGCCGAGCGCCTCTTCGCGCTGCAGCATGCGGCTGGGAATCTGCAGCGCCTGAAGGATTCCACTGTGAAGGATCGGCTCGAGCGCATCCGGGGCATCGAGCGATACCTGCTTGAGGAGAAACGGATGCGAGAATGGACCGAAGCCTTGCGCCTTGATCTCGGCCGATCTCCCGAGGAGAGCAAGGTGATCGAGCTGCTGCCCTTGCTCGCGGCATTCCGGCATGCATATGTCAACCTGCGCGGATGGGTGAAGGACCAGCCCGTACCGGTGCCCTTGGCGATGTCCGGCCTGAAGGCATGGACGCGCTACGAGCCGAAAGGGCATGTGCTCATCATCGCCCCTTGGAATTATCCGCTGCAGCTCGCAGTCCTGCCGCTCATGCATGCCATCGCTGCGGGCAATGCGGTGATCGTGAAGCCCTCGGAGGTCTCTGCGCATACGTCCGCTTTCATCAAGCGCATGATCGCCGATCTATTCGATGAAGCGGAGGTGGCCGTGGTCGAGGGCGATGTGCCCACCACCACAGCGCTGCTGGCGAAGCCCTTCCACCACATCTTCTTCACCGGGAGCCCCGCCGTGGGCAAGGTGGTGATGCGCGCCGCCGCGGAGCACCTGGCGTCGGTGACGCTGGAACTGGGGGGCAAATCGCCGGTGGTCGTGCACAAGAGCTTCGATATCCGGAAGGCGGCCAGCCTCATCATCTGGGGCAAGTGCATGAATACGGGCCAGACATGCATCGCCCCCGACTACGCGTTGGTGCGTGCTGATCAGGTCGATGCGTTCATCGCTGCGTGCGCGCTGGAGATCACGCGGATGTATGACCCCTCCGGCAAGGGCCTCGAATCCTCTTCCGAATATGGCCGCATGGTGGATGCGCGCAACTTCCAACGCGTGAAGGGCCTGATCGACGATGCCGTGGCGAAGGGCGCGCGCCTCGCCATTGGCGGCGGGCTGCATGAAGGCGACCGGTTCATGGCCCCGCATGTGCTCACGGGTGTTACCCCTGAAATGGCAGTGATGAAGGAAGAGGTGTTCGGCCCAGTGCTGCCCGTGATCGCTTACAGCGAGCTGGATGAGGCCCTGGCGGTGATCGCCAAGCTGGAGCGGCCGCTGTCATTCTACATCCTCAGCAACGATAAGCGCGCGACCGAGGCGATCATGCGCCGCACCACGGCCGGCACCACGGCCATCAACGAACTGATGGCCACGAGCTCGAATCCCTGGCAGCCCTTCGGCGGCGTGAATCACAGCGGCCTCGGCAAGAGCGGTGGCCGCCATTCCTTCCTCGCCTTCAGCAATGAGCGCAGCGTGCAGAAGCGCGTGTGGGGCACGCTCGCTCCATTGAAACCGCCCTTCAAGCCCTTCTTCATCCGCTGGGCCATGCGCTTGGCGCGCCTATGA
- a CDS encoding DUF1801 domain-containing protein — protein sequence MPKPNKTRATAASVDAFIEKQTKEQVRDDCHALIRLMQELTGEAPHMYGPSIVGFGTYHYSYASGHSGSAPLAAFSPRKPELVIYLGAEAQEPDLLARLGKHRASKGCLYVKRLEDIDLNVLTAMIKKSIAATRRAHPQ from the coding sequence ATGCCTAAGCCCAATAAGACACGCGCTACCGCTGCGAGCGTCGATGCCTTCATCGAGAAGCAGACGAAAGAGCAGGTTCGCGATGACTGCCATGCGCTGATCAGGTTGATGCAGGAGCTGACCGGAGAGGCGCCGCACATGTACGGCCCATCCATCGTCGGCTTCGGCACCTACCACTATTCCTACGCCAGCGGTCATTCGGGCAGTGCGCCCCTGGCGGCCTTCAGTCCGCGCAAGCCGGAACTGGTGATCTACCTCGGCGCGGAGGCCCAGGAACCGGATCTGCTTGCCAGGCTGGGGAAGCACAGGGCCTCCAAGGGCTGCCTCTATGTGAAGCGCCTCGAGGATATTGACCTGAACGTGCTGACGGCGATGATCAAGAAGTCGATCGCAGCCACCCGGAGGGCCCATCCGCAGTAG
- the tsaB gene encoding tRNA (adenosine(37)-N6)-threonylcarbamoyltransferase complex dimerization subunit type 1 TsaB, producing MPVILCIETATKLCSVALGRDCVLLAEQELASDRLVHAEKINVFIDGVLREAGVDMRMLGAVAVGIGPGSYTGLRIGLSAAKGLCYALGIPIIGVSTLETLMQSLGLKGQVQWPMIDARRMEVFTQPFGPDGRAQGEAAPLILDEAWAVSAGPCTVFGDGADKATELWSRHPRITHQSGARPHARAMLALAEARLASGATDDLAYLVPLYGKEAKVTQPRKKDG from the coding sequence ATGCCCGTGATCCTCTGCATCGAGACCGCCACCAAGCTCTGCTCCGTGGCGCTGGGCCGCGATTGCGTGCTGCTGGCTGAGCAGGAGCTTGCGAGCGATCGCTTAGTGCACGCTGAGAAGATCAATGTATTCATCGACGGGGTGCTGCGCGAAGCCGGCGTTGACATGCGGATGCTCGGTGCGGTGGCCGTTGGCATCGGGCCGGGCAGCTATACGGGCCTGCGCATCGGGCTCAGCGCGGCCAAGGGCCTCTGTTATGCGCTCGGTATCCCGATCATCGGCGTGTCCACCTTGGAGACCTTGATGCAGTCGTTAGGGCTGAAGGGACAAGTGCAATGGCCCATGATCGACGCGCGTCGCATGGAAGTGTTCACTCAGCCCTTCGGTCCCGATGGTCGCGCGCAGGGTGAAGCCGCACCGTTGATCCTGGATGAAGCATGGGCCGTCAGCGCTGGACCATGCACCGTGTTCGGCGATGGCGCCGACAAGGCCACGGAGCTCTGGTCCCGGCACCCGCGGATCACGCATCAGTCCGGCGCGCGGCCGCATGCGCGCGCCATGCTGGCCTTGGCAGAGGCACGCCTCGCATCCGGAGCGACCGACGACCTCGCCTACCTGGTGCCTCTCTACGGCAAGGAAGCCAAGGTGACCCAGCCGCGGAAGAAGGACGGATGA
- a CDS encoding OmpA family protein yields the protein MKLARSLSVLVVAAASHAAMAQQSASPLTQDNGDCSGAIFIADSVFHQPQAVRGFGNKLEIKENPSDHTQWFEREHHSTWYKFRSPATTILTFEIIPDNIEDDIDFLVFEGAIPGICDKIASKQVQPIRSNISRNDKSNRSICGLRKDAPEDFVRSGVGSSFSRAIEVRQGDLFYIAIDYQDRPLAGYTIKFHYDPPPPPPEPEDKTKQKQQLSISVVDAKTGKPVDANLTIDGMRFNEVVEAKGKSSYQFEMDMYRNLKIGCVRQGYMFQTVRLKGSTDPEVKVEVKLNPVGAGERVVLDDIRFVGNEDKVMRQSEASLLLLLRFMQLNPKVRIEIEGHVNGPTFKNKKEFIELSTSRARTVHDFLVVNDVEPDRLSHVGLGNSQMLYPSPKNKEESEANRRVEIKVIAN from the coding sequence GTGAAATTGGCCCGCAGTCTCTCCGTGCTGGTCGTTGCTGCTGCTTCGCATGCCGCGATGGCGCAGCAATCCGCTTCACCGTTGACCCAAGACAACGGCGATTGCTCCGGCGCCATCTTCATCGCCGATTCGGTCTTCCACCAGCCGCAGGCCGTGCGCGGTTTCGGCAACAAGCTCGAGATCAAGGAGAACCCCAGCGACCACACCCAGTGGTTCGAGCGCGAGCATCACAGCACCTGGTACAAGTTCCGCAGCCCGGCCACCACCATCCTCACGTTCGAGATCATCCCCGACAACATCGAGGACGACATCGACTTCCTGGTCTTCGAGGGGGCCATCCCCGGCATCTGCGACAAGATCGCCAGCAAGCAGGTGCAGCCCATCCGCAGCAACATCTCGCGCAACGACAAGAGCAACCGCTCCATCTGCGGCCTTCGCAAGGACGCCCCGGAGGACTTCGTCCGGAGCGGCGTTGGCAGCAGTTTCAGCCGCGCCATCGAGGTGAGGCAGGGCGACCTTTTCTACATCGCCATCGACTACCAGGATCGTCCCTTGGCGGGCTACACCATCAAGTTCCACTACGACCCGCCGCCGCCCCCACCAGAGCCCGAGGACAAGACCAAGCAGAAGCAACAGCTTTCCATAAGTGTGGTGGATGCCAAGACCGGCAAGCCCGTGGACGCCAACCTCACCATCGATGGCATGCGCTTCAATGAAGTGGTGGAAGCCAAGGGCAAGAGCAGCTATCAATTCGAGATGGACATGTACCGCAACCTGAAGATCGGCTGCGTACGCCAGGGCTACATGTTCCAGACCGTGCGGCTGAAGGGCAGCACCGATCCGGAGGTGAAGGTGGAGGTGAAGCTCAATCCCGTGGGCGCCGGTGAGCGCGTGGTGCTCGACGACATCCGCTTCGTGGGCAACGAGGACAAGGTGATGCGCCAGAGCGAGGCCAGCCTGCTGCTCCTGCTGCGCTTCATGCAGCTGAATCCCAAGGTGCGCATCGAGATCGAGGGCCATGTGAATGGCCCTACCTTCAAGAACAAGAAGGAATTCATCGAGCTGAGCACTTCGCGCGCGAGGACGGTCCATGACTTCCTTGTGGTCAACGACGTGGAACCTGACCGCCTTTCCCATGTGGGCTTGGGCAACTCCCAGATGCTCTATCCCAGCCCGAAGAACAAGGAGGAGAGCGAGGCCAACCGCCGCGTGGAAATCAAAGTGATCGCCAACTGA
- a CDS encoding thioredoxin domain-containing protein — MTHGQSNQPNRLIRESSPYLLQHAHNPVDWHPWGEEALAKARAENKLLLVSIGYSSCHWCHVMERESFVDPAIAALMNAHYVCVKVDREERPDVDHVYMAAVQLMTGRGGWPLNCFALPDGRPVYGGTYFPPEQWSRVLADLDRTWQAEPKRVMEQAARLQRGVAGSMIAPEEAAPITEARATALRMVEAWKPRLDQQHGGADRVPKFPMPNNYQFLLRLAVLTSDNDLLQHVELTLVRMAMGGIFDWVGGGFARYSTDALWKVPHFEKMLYDNAQLVSLYSQAYQVLKKPLYKEVVALTIGFIEQEMSSPEGAFFSAIDADSEGEEGLFYVWSDGDLQKVLGPEYDLARAYFDIGGQALWEHDRNILRRGMPDADFARAFGIGEGELDERLARIRTLLMQARSKRVRPGLDDKSLTSWNALMVTGLCDAHEAFGEERWLGQALRCMEHLLKECRKADGGLRHSWKSGAATINGYLEDYAFTIEALLALYGLTFNERWLTEALALAEHAIRHFRDEATGFFHFTSDQDAPLIARPMELEDNVIPASNSAMARCLFVLGAYFDDDRLTGMAEAMLASMLPRIAEHPSGHSNWGQLALMRGWPLHEIAITGPEALRLRRDFAAGFIANRLFLGTTGRSQLPLLRDKALPGSMIFVCVEKSCQLPVPTVQEALSQLR, encoded by the coding sequence ATGACGCACGGACAAAGTAACCAGCCCAACAGGCTCATCCGCGAGAGCAGCCCCTACCTTCTGCAGCACGCGCACAACCCGGTGGATTGGCACCCATGGGGCGAGGAGGCCCTCGCCAAAGCGCGCGCGGAGAACAAGCTCCTGCTCGTGAGCATCGGCTACAGCAGTTGTCATTGGTGCCATGTGATGGAGCGCGAGAGCTTCGTGGATCCCGCGATCGCGGCGCTGATGAACGCCCATTACGTGTGCGTGAAGGTGGATCGCGAGGAACGGCCGGACGTGGACCATGTGTACATGGCCGCCGTGCAGTTGATGACTGGCCGGGGCGGCTGGCCCTTGAACTGTTTCGCCCTGCCCGATGGCCGGCCCGTGTATGGCGGCACCTACTTCCCCCCGGAGCAATGGAGCCGTGTGCTCGCCGACCTGGATCGGACCTGGCAGGCAGAGCCCAAGCGCGTGATGGAGCAGGCCGCGCGGCTGCAGCGCGGGGTCGCCGGCAGCATGATCGCTCCGGAGGAGGCGGCGCCCATCACCGAAGCGCGAGCAACCGCGCTGCGCATGGTTGAGGCTTGGAAGCCGCGCCTCGATCAGCAGCACGGCGGGGCCGATCGAGTGCCCAAGTTCCCCATGCCCAACAATTACCAGTTCCTGTTGCGCTTGGCGGTGCTCACCAGCGACAATGATTTGCTGCAGCACGTGGAGCTCACGCTCGTCCGCATGGCCATGGGCGGCATCTTCGATTGGGTGGGCGGCGGCTTCGCGCGTTACAGCACCGACGCCCTGTGGAAGGTGCCGCATTTCGAGAAGATGCTTTACGACAACGCGCAGCTCGTATCGCTCTACAGCCAGGCCTATCAAGTGCTGAAGAAGCCGCTCTACAAGGAGGTGGTCGCGCTCACCATCGGCTTCATCGAGCAGGAGATGTCCTCGCCTGAAGGCGCATTCTTCAGCGCGATCGATGCCGACAGCGAGGGCGAGGAGGGCCTCTTCTACGTGTGGTCCGATGGCGATCTGCAGAAGGTGCTCGGCCCCGAGTACGACCTGGCCCGCGCCTACTTCGACATCGGCGGGCAGGCCCTTTGGGAGCATGACCGCAACATCCTGCGGCGCGGCATGCCCGACGCCGACTTCGCGCGCGCCTTCGGCATCGGCGAGGGGGAGCTGGATGAGCGCCTCGCGCGGATCCGGACCTTGCTGATGCAGGCACGCAGCAAGCGCGTGCGGCCCGGCCTCGACGACAAATCGCTCACCAGCTGGAACGCGCTCATGGTCACCGGCCTGTGCGATGCCCACGAGGCCTTTGGCGAGGAGCGATGGCTCGGCCAAGCACTGCGTTGCATGGAGCATCTGCTTAAGGAATGCCGCAAGGCCGATGGCGGATTGCGGCACAGCTGGAAGTCAGGGGCCGCCACCATCAATGGCTACCTGGAGGACTATGCGTTCACGATCGAGGCCCTTCTGGCGCTCTACGGCCTCACCTTCAATGAGCGCTGGCTCACCGAGGCCCTAGCGCTGGCCGAACATGCCATCCGCCACTTCCGCGATGAGGCCACTGGCTTCTTCCACTTCACCAGCGACCAGGATGCGCCCTTGATCGCGCGCCCCATGGAGCTCGAAGACAATGTGATCCCGGCGAGCAATTCCGCGATGGCGCGCTGCCTCTTCGTGTTGGGCGCCTATTTCGACGATGACCGTTTGACCGGCATGGCCGAAGCCATGCTCGCGAGCATGCTCCCGCGCATCGCCGAGCATCCATCAGGTCATAGCAATTGGGGCCAGCTCGCGCTGATGCGCGGATGGCCACTGCACGAGATTGCCATCACGGGGCCTGAAGCGCTGCGGCTGCGGCGCGATTTCGCGGCGGGCTTCATCGCCAATCGGCTCTTCCTGGGCACAACGGGACGTTCGCAACTGCCCTTGCTGCGCGATAAGGCCCTGCCCGGGAGCATGATCTTTGTGTGCGTGGAGAAGAGCTGCCAGCTGCCCGTTCCCACGGTTCAGGAAGCCCTCTCCCAGTTGCGATGA